The genome window CTGGACCACCAACACCGCCCGACGCCGAGCCCTGGACAACTTCATCCGGCACTACAACACTCGACGCGGCCACTCCGCCCTCGGCGGACACCCACCCGCCAGCCGGCTCGCCGCCTGACAACAACGTGTCAGGTCACGACAACTAGGCGGGCGA of Mycobacteriales bacterium contains these proteins:
- a CDS encoding integrase core domain-containing protein, which translates into the protein WTTNTARRRALDNFIRHYNTRRGHSALGGHPPASRLAA